The following are encoded in a window of Haloplanus vescus genomic DNA:
- a CDS encoding FlaD/FlaE family flagellar protein — protein sequence MLDPSDYDPSELRSLAGTEAADTGVSLPRADGSTYRPPTDAEPSHGQCERLVALGGVDPEALGERPYLPTFPDVPAGRRVGRDWIAYLVRTAGEAPTRDAIARYRALGWLGEDAAATLDARVGDAVAALDPGDGDLDRADDLLGFAHVIRLLGIATRE from the coding sequence GTGCTCGACCCGTCGGACTACGACCCGTCCGAACTCCGGTCGCTCGCCGGCACCGAGGCCGCCGACACCGGCGTCAGCCTCCCGCGAGCCGACGGGTCGACCTACCGCCCGCCGACGGACGCCGAACCCTCTCACGGGCAGTGCGAGCGACTGGTCGCGCTGGGCGGTGTCGACCCCGAAGCGCTCGGCGAGCGACCGTATCTCCCGACCTTTCCCGACGTACCTGCGGGACGCCGCGTCGGCCGGGACTGGATCGCCTACCTCGTCCGGACGGCGGGCGAAGCGCCGACCCGTGACGCTATCGCCCGCTACCGGGCGCTCGGGTGGCTCGGCGAGGATGCGGCGGCGACACTCGACGCGCGCGTCGGCGACGCGGTGGCGGCGCTGGACCCCGGTGACGGCGACCTCGACCGCGCGGACGACCTCCTCGGGTTCGCGCACGTGATCCGACTGCTTGGCATTGCGACCCGGGAGTAA
- the katG gene encoding catalase/peroxidase HPI, with amino-acid sequence MTWHNQEWWPNLLRLDILDDNAGDLSPYGEDFDYAEEFQKLDLEAVKADIEDVMTDSQDWWPADYGHYGPLFIRMAWHSAGTYRTLDGRAGAAGGLQRLPPESSWPDNVNLDKARRLLQPVKQKYGRKLSWGDLIILAGNVALESMGFETQGFAGGRVDEYKSNEAIEWGPETDWETTSPERFEDEEVGNLKDPLANTVMGLIYVNPEGPYGEPDVEGSAANIREEFSRMAMDDEETVALIAGGHTFGKVHGASDPEEHVGAEPEAAPIEEQGLGWDNDFGEGKGPDAITSGIEGPWNSSPIQWDMGYIDNLLGHDWTSVKGPGGAWQWEPVGDDIEAAPAPHAPDETEEPMMLTTDVALKHDDDYREVLERFQENPDEFQQAFARAWFKLIHRDMGPRERFLGPEVPDETFIWQDPVPDADYDIVGDDEVAELEEAILDSDLTRTQLVKTAWASASTYRDSDKRGGANGARIRLEPQRSWEANEPEELAAVLDTYEEIQAAFNDRDDDVRVSLADLIVLGGNVAVEQAAADAGYDVDVPFEPGRTDATAEQTDADSFEPLEPKVDAFRNYLGDGDFDDLYDTLEERMVDKADLLDLSVSELTVLVGGMRALGATYEDTDRGVFTDDPGTLTNDFFQTLLDMDYEWEPVDEDEEVFEGYDRDTGEQELEATRFDLIFGSNARLRAYADVYAADDDEEQFVQDFADAWHKVMTLDRFDLE; translated from the coding sequence ATGACCTGGCACAACCAGGAGTGGTGGCCGAATCTGCTACGGCTCGACATTCTCGACGACAATGCCGGTGACCTCAGCCCCTATGGCGAGGACTTCGACTACGCCGAGGAGTTCCAGAAACTCGACCTCGAAGCGGTGAAGGCGGACATCGAGGACGTAATGACGGACTCCCAGGACTGGTGGCCGGCGGACTACGGTCACTATGGACCGCTGTTCATCCGGATGGCGTGGCACAGCGCCGGGACGTACCGCACTCTCGACGGCCGCGCCGGCGCCGCCGGTGGCCTCCAGCGCCTCCCCCCGGAGAGCAGCTGGCCCGACAACGTCAACCTCGACAAGGCCCGTCGCCTCCTGCAGCCGGTCAAGCAGAAGTACGGCCGCAAGCTCTCGTGGGGCGACCTGATCATCCTCGCGGGCAACGTCGCCCTCGAATCGATGGGCTTCGAGACGCAGGGCTTCGCCGGCGGCCGCGTGGACGAGTACAAGTCCAACGAAGCCATCGAATGGGGTCCCGAGACCGACTGGGAGACCACCTCGCCCGAGCGATTCGAGGACGAGGAAGTTGGCAACCTCAAGGACCCGCTCGCCAACACCGTCATGGGCCTCATCTACGTGAACCCCGAGGGCCCGTACGGCGAACCGGACGTCGAGGGCTCCGCCGCGAACATTCGCGAGGAGTTCTCCCGGATGGCGATGGACGACGAGGAAACCGTCGCGCTCATCGCCGGCGGCCACACCTTCGGGAAGGTCCACGGCGCGTCCGACCCCGAGGAGCACGTCGGCGCCGAACCCGAGGCCGCGCCCATCGAGGAGCAGGGCCTCGGCTGGGACAACGACTTCGGCGAGGGCAAGGGCCCCGACGCCATCACTAGCGGTATCGAGGGGCCGTGGAACTCCTCCCCGATTCAGTGGGACATGGGCTACATCGACAACCTGCTGGGACACGACTGGACCTCGGTCAAGGGTCCCGGCGGTGCGTGGCAGTGGGAACCGGTCGGCGACGACATCGAGGCGGCGCCGGCTCCCCACGCCCCCGACGAGACTGAGGAGCCGATGATGCTGACGACGGACGTGGCCCTCAAGCACGACGACGACTACCGAGAGGTTCTGGAGCGCTTCCAGGAGAACCCCGACGAGTTCCAGCAGGCGTTCGCCCGAGCGTGGTTCAAGCTCATCCACCGCGACATGGGTCCGCGAGAGCGCTTCCTCGGCCCCGAGGTTCCGGACGAGACGTTCATCTGGCAGGACCCCGTCCCGGACGCCGATTACGATATCGTCGGCGACGACGAGGTGGCCGAACTCGAAGAGGCGATTCTCGACTCCGACCTCACCCGCACGCAGCTCGTCAAGACCGCGTGGGCGTCCGCGTCGACGTACCGCGACAGCGACAAGCGCGGCGGCGCGAACGGCGCGCGGATTCGCCTCGAACCCCAGCGCAGCTGGGAGGCGAACGAACCCGAGGAGCTCGCCGCCGTCCTCGACACCTACGAGGAGATTCAGGCGGCGTTCAACGACCGTGATGACGATGTCCGCGTCTCGCTCGCGGACCTCATCGTCCTCGGTGGCAACGTCGCCGTCGAACAGGCGGCGGCCGACGCCGGCTACGACGTGGACGTGCCCTTCGAACCGGGTCGGACGGACGCCACGGCCGAGCAGACCGACGCCGACTCCTTCGAACCGCTGGAGCCGAAAGTCGACGCCTTCCGCAACTACCTCGGCGACGGCGACTTCGACGACCTCTACGACACCCTCGAAGAGCGGATGGTCGACAAGGCCGACCTGCTGGACCTGTCGGTCTCCGAGCTGACGGTCCTCGTCGGCGGGATGCGCGCTCTCGGTGCCACTTACGAGGACACCGACCGCGGCGTCTTCACGGACGACCCCGGCACGCTCACGAACGACTTCTTCCAGACCCTCCTCGACATGGACTACGAGTGGGAACCGGTCGACGAGGACGAGGAAGTCTTCGAGGGCTACGACCGTGACACCGGCGAGCAGGAGTTGGAAGCCACCCGCTTCGACCTCATCTTCGGCTCGAACGCCCGCCTCCGCGCCTACGCGGACGTCTACGCGGCCGACGACGACGAAGAGCAGTTCGTGCAGGACTTCGCCGACGCGTGGCACAAGGTGATGACGCTCGACCGCTTCGACCTCGAGTAA